In one Neobacillus sp. CF12 genomic region, the following are encoded:
- the rpsQ gene encoding 30S ribosomal protein S17, producing the protein MSERNQRKVYTGRVVSDKMDKTITVLVETYKKHPLYGKRVKYSKKFKAHDEQNEAKIGDIVRIMETRPLSATKRFRLVEVTEKAVII; encoded by the coding sequence ATGAGTGAACGTAATCAACGCAAAGTTTACACTGGACGCGTTGTTTCTGACAAAATGGATAAAACCATTACTGTTTTAGTCGAAACTTACAAGAAGCATCCTCTTTACGGTAAACGCGTTAAATACTCTAAAAAGTTCAAAGCACATGATGAGCAAAATGAAGCTAAAATCGGCGATATCGTACGTATCATGGAAACTCGTCCGCTTTCAGCTACAAAACGCTTCCGTTTAGTAGAAGTTACAGAAAAAGCCGTTATTATTTAA
- the rpmC gene encoding 50S ribosomal protein L29: MRANEIKDLTTAEIEQKVKSLKEELFNLRFQLATGQLENTARIREVRKAIARMKTVIREREISVNK, encoded by the coding sequence ATGAGAGCTAATGAAATTAAAGACCTTACCACTGCCGAAATTGAACAAAAAGTTAAATCATTAAAAGAAGAGCTTTTCAACCTTCGCTTCCAATTAGCGACTGGTCAACTTGAAAATACAGCTCGCATTCGTGAAGTACGCAAAGCGATTGCTCGCATGAAAACTGTGATTCGTGAGAGAGAAATCAGCGTTAACAAGTAA
- the rplP gene encoding 50S ribosomal protein L16, with protein sequence MLLPKRVKYRRQHRGKMRGNAKGGTEVTFGEFGLQATEASWITNRQIEAARIAMTRYMKRGGKVWIKIFPHKPYTAKPLEVRMGSGKGAPEGWVAVVKPGKIMFEIAGVSEEVAREALRLAMHKLPVKCKFVKREEIGGESNES encoded by the coding sequence ATGTTATTGCCAAAACGCGTTAAATATCGCCGTCAACACCGTGGAAAAATGCGTGGTAACGCTAAAGGTGGCACTGAAGTAACATTCGGTGAATTCGGCTTACAAGCAACTGAAGCTTCTTGGATCACTAACCGCCAAATTGAAGCTGCCCGTATTGCAATGACACGTTACATGAAACGTGGCGGTAAAGTTTGGATTAAAATTTTCCCACATAAGCCTTATACTGCAAAACCACTTGAGGTGCGGATGGGTTCTGGTAAAGGGGCGCCTGAAGGTTGGGTAGCTGTAGTTAAACCAGGAAAAATTATGTTTGAAATCGCTGGTGTTTCTGAAGAAGTAGCACGTGAAGCACTTCGTCTTGCTATGCACAAACTTCCAGTTAAATGTAAGTTTGTAAAACGTGAAGAAATTGGTGGTGAATCAAATGAGAGCTAA